ATTGCCGAAGACCGCAGCGTACGCGTGCAGATGACCAGCGGAGAGGCGCTGCAACGGCAGCCGGAACTGATCAAGACCATGTCCGTGACACCGCCGCTGCACTTGCCGGAAATCCGGCTGATCGAGATTGACGGTGTTGATCTGCAACCCTGTGGCGGCACGCATGTGGCCCGCACTGCAGAGATCGGCCCCGTGATCGTCAAGAAGATAGAAAGCAAGGGCGCGCGCAACAAGCGCGTGGTGGTCGCACTGGCTTGATCGCATTTGCCTGGCATATTTCACACGCCCGGTTTTCCAGGATCAGTCTGATATTTTGCGGGATCGGCGCTTCATAACATACGGTTTTTGTAATTCGAAAAACCATGTTATCGAGAAAACTTGCTCCGCCACTGGTGCTGGCCGTCCTGGCGGGGTTGATTTTTGCCAGTTGCGGCTCGCCCGGCCTGAACGCCTCCCCACAGCCCCTGCCGGTCAAAGTGGATGTAACCCGCACCCTGCAACAGGATGCGGGCCTTTATCATTTTCTGGCGCGCACCGATGCGCAAGGCCGGATCAGCAGTGTGGTGCTGGTTCACGGCTTTTTGCACCCCACCCGTAAGCGGGTGGTGATTCCTGAACAAGGCATGCAACCTGGCCTGCGCATGGAAGACTACGCCTGGCCGGTGCTGACCAGCACGCAAGAGCCCGTGGTTGGTCTGGCCGAACCTTTGCCGTTGCATCAGGTGTATCGCACGGCCGATGGCACGACCGTGGTTCAGGATGATGCCGCGCTCGGCCGGGCGGGCAATAACCTGTTTGGAGAGGCGATCTACCACGCCACTTTGCCAGACGGCTTTGTGTTTACCCCCGGTGCTGCCACCCAGCCCGTTCGGGTGCAACTGGCGGCGCATGATGTCTCTGGCATGCCGGTGGCAACGGTGCTGCAAGGCTATGTGGCGCAAGCGGGCGGGCTGGAGCGGTTTGCGCTGGATCGGCTGGTGGCGGGCTCCGGCGCGCGCATGCCGCCAGGCGCCATGATCTATACCGAGCGCTTTACCTATGGGGCAGACCAGATCCTGTTTCAGCCTGATCCGCAGGAACGCACATTGCCGGACATCGACACGCTGGGCCTGCAAGGCGGCCATCTGCTGGAGGTCTCTGGCTGGAACGGTACGCGTCCGCGCCTTGTGTTCGATGCCGATGCCAGTCACCCGGAAGACGCCTGGTGGGAGTCACTGACCGGCTATGGCGCGGATGGCCGGGTGTACCGCGCAGAGTATGACCGTGCCGGCAGTACCATCACCCGCATGCCCGCGTTTAACCACGTGGCTGCCATGGCGATTGCTGCTGCGGTGAAACGCGGTTGGCAGCCCGATCAGATACTGGCGCTGGCACCGGCCCGGCATTGAACCGCAGCACGGCGGCAGACCATTGGCATTTACGCTGGGCGGCGGATGTGCCAGTGTGGCGAGATGATGATCACGCCCAAGAGCCACCATGACTGAAGCCGCCAGACCCGACCGCCTGCCGCCGCTGGCACCTGAAGCACTTGACGCCGCGCAGCGCAAAGCGGCCCAGGCCCTGATTGATGGCCCGCGCAAAGGCGTCAAAGGCCCGTTTGTGCCCTTGTTGCGCAGCCCGGAATTGATGGACCGGATCCAGCGCGTGGGCGAATACCTGCGTTATGACAGCATTTTGCCGCGGCGGATCAACGAGTGGGTGACGGCGATTGTGGCGCGTGAATGGAGCGAGCCGTTTGAATGGTCGGTGCATTACCCGCTGGCGCGGGAAGCGGGCGTTGCCCAGGCCACGCTGGATGAACTGGCCCAGGGCACCCGGCCGCAGCAAATGGCCGCAGATGAAGCGCTGGCGTTTGATTTCACCATGGAACTGATGCGCAACAAGGGCGTGAGTGATATCACCTGGCAACGTGCGCTGGCGCAGTGGCAAGAGCAAGGTGTGGTGGAACTGGTGGGATTGATCGGTTATTTCACCGGCATGGTGATGATGCTCAACGCCGCGCATACGCCGGCGGTGAATCCGGTGCCGTTACCGGCCTTGCCGCGCTGAACCGGCCGCAACACGTGGATTGAGCGCAAAAAGAAAGGGAGGCACAAAACTGCCTCCCTTCTTCATTTGCGACAACTCGCGCTTGAGCGCTTGCTTGTCATCACGCCGCTTCACCTTGTGGCGCTTGTCATGCGCGCCGGCGTGTCGTTGGCTGGCCGCCAGCGCAAACGGATTGCGCGGCACCAGGGTTTTGCCTCTGGTTTTCATGGTCATGTTCCTGCGGTTAATCAAAAAAAGCATCGATGAAGACTGGATGGTGCTGCGGTCTTTACTCTGGCCGGGGTTGTCTTACCCGAGGACGCCAGCATGCGCGGCAAAACAAAAACAGCGACCAGATCATAAGACCCTGGCCGCTGTCATGATGTAACGACTTGAAGCGCCACGCAATCAGACGCGCCGCACAGACTCCCGCTTTACCAGTTCAAACTGCGGTTGCACCACGGGGGTGGTCGAGCCTTGCAGCATGCCCAGCAACGTTTGCCCGGCCAGGCGCCCCAGATCAAATGTGGGCTGACGGATCGTCGTCAAGGGCGGCAGCATGTAATTGGATACCGCCAGATCATCAAAACCGATCAGCGAGATTTCTTCCGGTACGCGAATCCCGCGCCGGTACAAGCCCAGGCGCGCGCCCAGTGCGCTTTGGTCATTGGCGGCAAAGATGGCCGTGAACGGGCTGCGTGATTCCAGCAACTGGTTGATCGCCAGTACGCCGCCGGTTTCGGTGAAGTCGCCACTGGCGATCAGGCGCTGGTCTACCGCAATGCCTGCGGCCTCAAGCGCGCGTTTGTAACCTTGCAGCCGCTCTTCGGCATCAGGCTGGCCCAGCCGGCCGCAAATATGCGCGATCCGGCGATGGCCCTGGCTGAGCAGATACTGGGTGGCCTCAAATGCGGCCATTTCGTTATCTACCGCCAGGCCCAGTGCGCGGGGCAGGGCGTCCAGACGGCGGCCGGTAATCACCACCGGGATCTGTCTGGATAACGCCAGAATCTGTTTGTCGCTGGAGGTGGCGGTAAAGATGATGATGCCATCCACCCGCCGGCCGATCAGCAACTCGGCGTGATCTTTTTCTTCACGCGATTGCCAGTGGCCGCTCACGATCAGCAGCGCGTAGCCCGTGCCTGAAATGGCGTGCTCCACCCCTTTGAGTTCTTCACCAAAGAAAGGGGAGCCCAGATCCTGGGTAATGATGCCGATGGTTTTGGTGCTGCCGGTCTTCAGGCTCTGCGCCAGCACGTTGGGGGTGAAATTCAACAGATCAATTGCGCGGGAGATCGCCTCCTGCTTGATCTTTGATACCCCGGTCACGCCTGTCAGATAGCGCGAGACCGTACTGGCAGACACCCCCGCCTCACGAGCGACATCCTGAACCGTTACATTGTCTTTTTTTGCAGATTGGTCTTCCATTTTGCTTCTATTGTTGGTTTGACTACACCGCGCTGCACCATATCTGTGCGCAAACAGGCTGCTGCAATCCAGTTTAACGGTTTTGCAATCAACGCATTGAATGATTGTGTTTACTGCTTTATAACCAGCTAAATCAATAATTTGCCGGACTTGTTATCGTTATGGTGCGGTATTTGTAGTTCACCATGGCACATCAGGGCCACGTTGTAGTGCAAACGTTGCACCTACATGGAACCACTTATTGCCCTGGCCAAAAGGATGCCTGAAACTGAAAACGATTTCAAAAAAATCAGCGAAACAAGCTTGAAAATGCTGCAATCGCGAAATCGATTTCAATGTTACTACAACCCCCAAGTCGTTGGAGAGAGCGATGAACAAAGTAGTACGACTCGCAGTAATGGGTGCTCTGCTGGCCGCCGCTGTACCGGCCCTGTCCGCCACGCCGGTAACCCTGACCGTTGCCAGCTTCCCGGATCTGGATCGTGACATCAAAGTTGCAATCCCGCTGTACAAGAAGGTTCACCCGGAAGTCGAAATCAAGCTGGTCAGCCGCGAACGCGTTGACCATGTGAACGCCGTGACCACCCAACTGGCATCCGGCACTGGCCTGCCTGACCTGATTGGTCTGGAAATCGGCTTTGTGGGTCGTTTCGTCGCTTCCGGCGGCCTGGAAGACCTCTCCAAGGCACCGTACAACGTTAACCAGTACCAGAATCAAGTGACCGGCTACTCCTGGGCACAAGCCAAGGGCCCGAATGGCGACCAGTACGCCATCCCGGTTGATATCGGTCCTGGTACCATGTTCTATCGCAAAGACCTGATGGACAAGGCTGGCGTCACTGAAGCCGACCTGAACAAGTCCTGGGAAAGCTACCTGGCTGCCGGCAAGAAGGTCAAGGCTGCCACTGGCGCTTACCTCGTGGCCAGCCCGGTGGATATCAAGGATATCTACATCCGTTCCAACCTGAAGAACGGCGAAGGCATCTACTTTGACAAGAGCGGCAAGGTCATCGTGGCCGGCAACCCACGCTTCGAAAACGCTTTCAAGCTGGCTAAAGAAGCCCAGGACGCTGGCATCGCCGGCAACATCAAGCAGTGGACCAACGACTGGGCTGCTGGTTTCCAGCATGACCAGATCGCTACCCAGCCGATCGGCGCATGGCTGAACGGCCACCTGGCTCACTGGCTGGCTCCGGATGAAGGCGGCAAGTGGCGCGCTACCAACCTGCCGCAAGGTGCTTATGCATCGTGGGGCGGTTCGTTCTACGCCATCCCGGCCAAGTCCACTCACAAGGCTGAGGCTTATGAGTTCCTGAAGTTCCTGACCCTGAACCGTGAACAGCAACTGGCCACGTTCAAGGAAATGGATGCATTCCCGTCGCTGAAGTCGGCTCAGGACGACCCGATCATGTCCGAACCGCTGCCGTACCTGGGTGGCCAGAAGGCACGTGAAATGTGGCGTGAAGCTGCCAAGCACATCCCGGAAATTCCTATCAACAAGAACGACGGCGTTGCTGAAGACATCATCAACGACCAGCTCGATCAAGTTGTGCATCAGAACAAGGACATCAAGGCCGCGCTGGCTGATGCCCAGGCTGATATCGAACGCCGCGCCCGTCGCTAAGCGTTTGAGCTAGTAATACACGGCGGCGGGCAGGGAGACCTGGCCTGCCGCCTGTTTGACCGGGTTTGCATTTTCCTGGGTGTTGCGGGAACGTGATGCAGATGTGGCTTTGTCAGTGATGTGATCGACCCTGCGGCTGCCACCACGGGGGAACATCAAAGCGCGGGCAGGGCAGGGTGTATTGCAAGCGTCCCGCAACCTGTTTACAGGGCCGCCCGTACAGGGCCGAAGGGCAGTTCCGTTCCTTTGGCTGTTTATTACCGGAACGCCGGAGCAAGTTTGATGGAATCCGTGTTGTCCCCCGCCGCGAGCGTACAGACGCGGCCGCGCAAAAAGCGCATACAGGCCTGGAAATGGGCCCCGTATCTGTTTATCAGTCCCTTCCTGATCATCTTCTGTGTTTTTGGCATTTTCCCGCTGCTGTTCTCCGCCACACTGTCTTTTGCCCAGTGGGACCCGGCGGCCGGCTTTGGTGCCATCAAGTGGATTCACTTCGATAATTACAAGTTTGTGCTGACCGATTCCTGGTTCTGGAAATCCCTCGGGAACACGGTCTACATCGCGATTGCTTCGGGCTTGCCGCAACACCTTGTGGCGATTCCGTTTGCGGCATTTCTCAGTACCGTCATCCGTGGCCGCAATGCCGTGCTGGGTGCGTACTTTGTGCCGTTCATTACCTCCAGCGTTGCCATTGCACTGATTTTCAGTTCTTTGTTTTCCAAAGACTTTGGCGCCATCAACGCAATCCTGATGTCGCTGCACAACCTGCCTGGCATCGGGATCATCTTCCCGGATCACAAGATTGACTGGTTGCTGGACACCTCGCTGGTCAAACCGACCGTGAGCTTTGTCGTGTTCTGGCGTTATGTAGGCTGGAATACCGTGTTGTATCTGGCCGCCATGCAGACCATTCCGGAAGACCTGTACGAAGCGGCCACGCTGGATGGCGCGGGTACCTTCCGCAAGTTCTGGCACATCACGCTGCCCATGATCCGCCCGATGATGTTCTTTGCCGTCTCGCTGACCCTGATCAACAACCTGCAACTGTTTGAAGAACCGTTCATTTTGCTGGGTGACAACGGCGGTATCGGCCAGGCCGGCATGACCACGGCCATGTATATGTATCGCACCGCGTTCTATTTCAGCGACTTTGGTACGGCGTGTGCCATTTCCTGGGTGATGTTCATCGTGATTGCCGTGCTCTCGTACGGTAACCACAAGCTGTTCGCCCTTGCCGGCGGCAAGGAGGAATAAGCATGGCCATGGTTAATACCCGCAAGACATACGCGCGGCCGATCGCCTGGGGCATCGTGCTGGTGGGTGCCGTCCTGATGCTGGCACCGTTCTTCTTCACCTTTGTGCTGGCCACGCAACCGCGTGACCGCATTTACCAGATTCCGCCGCCCATGTGGTTTGGCAGCAATCTGCTGAAGAACATCCACACGCTGACGGACATGATCCCGTACTGGCACAACCTGGGCATGAGCTTTTACGTGGCCGTGATGACCACCGTACTGGCGCTGTTCTTTTGTTCCATGGCCGGTTACGCCTTTGCCATGTACGAGTTCCGCTTCAAGAAGGCTCTCTTTACCGTGGTGCTGGGCAGCATGCTGCTGCCGCCGTTCCTGGGCCTGATCCCGACCTTCATGCTGATGAACTTCATCGGCTGGCTGGATCAACCCCGTGCGCTGTACCTGCCGGCTGCGGCTGCGGCATTCGGTATCTTTTTGATGCGTCAGTACATCAGCTCGGCGGTACCGAAAGAGCTGATGGAAGCCGCGCGGATTGATGGCTGTGGCGAGTTCCGCATTTACTGGAGCGTGGTGCTGCCGCTGATTGGTCCGGCCCTGGGGACATTGGGTCTGATCACCTTCATCAGCAGCTGGAACAGCTTCTTGCAACCGCTGGTGATCATGCACTCGCCCGAGAGCTTTACCGTGCCGGTGGCCTTGCGCTCCATGCAAAGCCCGACCAACACGGACTGGGGCGCAGTGATGGCCGGTTCTGCCATTGCAGTATTGCCGCTGTTGATCCTGTTTGCCTTGTTCTCGCGCCGCCTGATCGCGGGCCTGACCGCCGGCGCAGTCAAGGGCTGAACCAGTAGACACGTTTTAAAACCACCAGACTTTTCCGTTTTCAAAACACCGCTCACATCCCACCCGGCCATTGGTCGGGCGGGGAGGGTGTTTTCACAAACTGCCTTGAAAACGTTTTCAGTCTGATGGGTCGAATGAATTGAATGCATGACCGATTTGAACGGTGACGTTGGCAGGCGCACCGGATTTGACTGACCTGAATCCTGAATCCATACGGAGTTGCCATGACTACCCTGAATTTCCCCCGCGACTTTATCTGGGGCACTGCCACCAGTTCTTTCCAGATTGAAGGCGCTACCGACGTTGACGGCCGCGGCCCGTCCATCTGGGACACTTTCTGCGCTACCCCGGGCAAGATCAGTGACGGCAGCGATGGCACCGTGGTGTGTGATCACTACCACCGCTACAAGGAAGACGTGGCGATCATGGCCAGCCTGGGCCTTGATGCCTATCGTTTCTCCATCGCCTGGCCGCGCGTGCAGCCCAAAGGCTTTGGCGAGTGGAATGAAGCCGGCTTCAAGTTCTACGAGAACCTGATCACCGAACTGGAAGCCAAGGGCATCAAGCCGCACGTGACCCTGTACCACTGGGATCTGCCGCAAGCGCTGCAAGATCGCGGCGGCTGGGCCAACCGTGAAACCGTCAAACTGTTTGCCGAATACGCTGCCGAAGTCGGCCGTCGTTTCGGTCACCGCGTCGCCTCCATTGCCACCCACAACGAACCGTGGTGCACCGCCTACCTGGGTAACCATCTGGGCCGCTTTGCGCCGGGCTTCAAGGATGTCGCACTGGCCAACCAGGTTTCGCACCACCTGCTGCTGTCGCACGGCGAAGCCATCAAGGCACTGCGCGCACTGAATATCCCGGCCCAACTGGGTATCGTGCTGAACCAGTCTGACGCTGATCCGGCCACCGACAGCGCCGCTGACAAGCGCCAGGCCCAACTGGAATACGAAAACTTCACCGGCTGGTTCATGGACCCGATCTTCAAGGGCCACTACCCGCCGCTGGCGCTGGAAGTGTATGGCGATGCCGCACCCAAGGTGCAGGAAGGTGACTTTGAGACCATCGGCCAGAAGATCGACTTCCTGGGCGTGAACTACTACTTCCGCGCCTGGTGCTCCACCGACACCCCGAAGATTCCGGAACCGTGCGAACTGGGCCGGACCGACATGGGCTGGGAAATCTATCCGAAGGGCCTGACGGATCTGCTGTTGCGCCTGAAGCGCGAATACGCCGATCTGCCCCCGATCCTGATCACCGAAAACGGCATGGCCAACCCGGACACGATCAAGGACGGCGCGGTCAACGACCCGCAACGGATCGACTTCCTGCAACGTCACCTTGGCGCGCTGAAAGACGCCATGGACGCCGGTGTGGACATCCGCGGCTACTTTGAGTGGAGCCTGCTGGACAACTTCGAATGGGATTCGGGCCTGTCCAAGCGTTTCGGCATCGTGCATGTGGATTACCAGACCCAGAAGCGCACGCTCAAGGACAGCGCACACTGGTACCGTGAATTCATCAGCCAACAGAAGAAAGGCTGAGCATCATGGCTGCCATTTCACTGAAGAACATCAAGAAGGCCTACGGCGATAACGCGCCGGTGATCGATGGCCTGGATCTGGAAGTCAAAAAGGGCGAGTTTGTCGTGTTCGTCGGTCCGTCCGGCTGCGGCAAATCCACGCTCTTGCGCATGATTGCCGGTCTGGAAGACATCACCGATGGCGATTTGTACATTGAAGGCGAGCGCGCCAACGATCTGCATCCGTCCGAGCGCGGCATTGCCATGGTGTTCCAAAGCTACGCCCTGTACCCGCACATGACGGTGGGCGAGAACATGGGCTTTGCGCTCAAGCTCTCCGGCATGGACAAGGCCAGGATCAAAGAGGCCGTGGGCCGGGCTGCAGAAGTGCTGCACATTACGCACCTGCTGAACCGCAAGCCGGCCGCGCTGTCCGGTGGCCAGCGTCAGCGCGTGGCGATTGGTCGCGCCATTGTGCGTCAGCCCAAGGTCTTCTTGTTCGACGAACCGCTGTCTAACCTGGACGCCTCGCTGCGCGTACAGATGCGGATCGAACTGGCCCGTCTGCACCGCGAACTGGGCACCACCATGGTGTACGTGACGCACGATCAGGTCGAAGCCATGACGCTGGGCAACCGCATTGCCGTGTTCAATCAGGGCAAGCTGGAACAGGTCGGCGCGCCGATCGAGCTCTACAAAGAGCCCAAGAGCACCTTTGTGGCCGGCTTCCTGGGTTCGCCCAAGATGAACTTCCTGGCTTGCCAGACGGCAGGCGGCGTTGCGGGCAACCTGCTGCTGAAGGTGGGCAGCGAACAGCGTCTGACGCTGGATCGCACTGCTGCCGCAGAAATGCCGGGCGAAGTCACGCTGGGTATCCGTCCGGAACACGTGCGCGTGGTCTCGGCCGGTGATGGCCTGCAAGCGCGGGTTGATCTGGTGGAAAACCTGGGCGATACGCAACTGGTACACACTGCCGTGGCGGGTTGTGCCGAGCCGTTCTCCATCCGCTTGCCGGGTGATGTGGACGTGCCGCGCGTGGGTGACACCGTGGGCCTGCACATTGAAGCCAGTCGCGCGCTGTTGTTTGATCGCGGCGGTCGTGCACTGGAACTGGCCTGATCAACGTGCTGTTTCGTATCATGCAAGGCCCCGCAAATGCGGGGCCTTTTCTTTTATGATTGCCGTCTGATCGCTTTACCTGAAAGAACCCTCATGCGCCGTATTGTCCTGTCTTGTCTGGCCAGCCTGTTGTGCAGTGCCCCCGGTTTTGCCGCCCCCGTCGCGCCCACCGTCGGCGCGCCCTTTGCCGTTACTGGCGAGCGCGTGACCACGCAGATCCCCAAAGGCTGGAAACTGGCCTGGATGCAGGGCGACCCCGCCGGCGGCTTCATGGCCGAATACCTGCCGGAAGGTGAGGACATCAACCACTGGCGCGGCGAATACCTGGCCATCGCGCGGTTTCCGTACCCCTCTGCGACCGTACTCAAGCAGATGACCGAGAAAAAAGTGCATATCTCTGAAGTGGCGCTAAGCCAGTTCATGAGCGCCACACAAGCCGGCTGCAGCGGCAAGCGCGAAGAAATGCCGCACGGCCTGAACCAGATTGATGGCTTGCTGTTTGCCGTCAGCGGCGGCTTTTGCGACAAACTCGAACCCGCCGCACCGTTTGGCGAAGGCCAGTTTGTCGCCTTTATCGAAGGCAAGGATTTCTTGCACAAAGTGCAATACTCCTGGCGGCCTGGCAGCGCGTTTGAAGCCAGCGCCAACAAACCCATGCGCCTGCCCAAACCGAAAACCGTCCAGTACCTGGAAGCCATCAAGGCCAGCCGGCTGTGTGATGGCAGCTTCAAGGCGTGTAGCGGGAATTTCCTGTAAACCAAAACGCTTAGGCATGCGTGAGTAGACCGGCAATGTGTAATCACAAAATCACGAGGCATGGCTGCTTACTCTCGGGTTTCCCCGTAAACATCCAGTGCCAGATCAATCTGCAGCTTTGCTAATTTGGTGAGGAGTACGCTGGAGAATATTTCGCCGGTGTTGCCGGTTGAATACCAGCCAATAAAAAATTCAGTCCGACCGCCTTGTTCGCGAATCCGGGTGAAAAGTGCTTCATGCTGGATCAGCGTGTTCAGCACTCGATCCAGGGTTTCTGCCAGGTCTTCGTTCCCGGCGCGGGGAATGTCAAAGCAGCTATAAGCACGTTCGTAGATACCGGGGAGCAGTTGCCCTTTTGGCGTCACTCTCGGAAATCCCTTCCGGTGTACATATTGGGGTTGAAGGCCAAGATGCGAGGCAAGCTCAGCATGGGCCTGCTCGAAATCAAAAAACCGAAGGGAAATTACAAATTCAAAGTCGTGCAAGTTGCTCTCTTCGCTAGTTAGCGTTCAATGGCTGGGCCGCATTGTGCTAAGGAGTTGTCATTAACAATAAGGCCAGCCTCGGTAGAGCTTTCTGCAGGCATTCCCGATTGCTAGCGGGTTCTTGATCTCCTTCGCAGGCTTACCAAGGATTTTTGCCGCAGCTTCCCGGTTGGTGTCGTTTGGCACGAGCAAAACCCGCAAGTCCTTCGGGTCGATCACGCCGAAGTTATCCATGTCGTGACAACCTGAGCCACTGCAATAGGCCTGGAAGACGATCAATGGTCGCCCCTCCGTACTGATCTGGCATTCGGCACCAATGAAGTCTATGTTCCCGTCATAGCGCAGGGTTGTAGATTTGCCTTCTTTTGCGACGCTAAGTACAGCGATGACTGGGTGATCCCGTTGCTCTGGCGATGCGCCTTTTTCAAATTCAATTTTTGCATTGGCGCCTCCACAAACAAGTAAGTTGCCCGCCATCGCGG
The Silvimonas iriomotensis genome window above contains:
- a CDS encoding carboxymuconolactone decarboxylase family protein: MTEAARPDRLPPLAPEALDAAQRKAAQALIDGPRKGVKGPFVPLLRSPELMDRIQRVGEYLRYDSILPRRINEWVTAIVAREWSEPFEWSVHYPLAREAGVAQATLDELAQGTRPQQMAADEALAFDFTMELMRNKGVSDITWQRALAQWQEQGVVELVGLIGYFTGMVMMLNAAHTPAVNPVPLPALPR
- a CDS encoding LacI family DNA-binding transcriptional regulator gives rise to the protein MEDQSAKKDNVTVQDVAREAGVSASTVSRYLTGVTGVSKIKQEAISRAIDLLNFTPNVLAQSLKTGSTKTIGIITQDLGSPFFGEELKGVEHAISGTGYALLIVSGHWQSREEKDHAELLIGRRVDGIIIFTATSSDKQILALSRQIPVVITGRRLDALPRALGLAVDNEMAAFEATQYLLSQGHRRIAHICGRLGQPDAEERLQGYKRALEAAGIAVDQRLIASGDFTETGGVLAINQLLESRSPFTAIFAANDQSALGARLGLYRRGIRVPEEISLIGFDDLAVSNYMLPPLTTIRQPTFDLGRLAGQTLLGMLQGSTTPVVQPQFELVKRESVRRV
- a CDS encoding ABC transporter substrate-binding protein; its protein translation is MNKVVRLAVMGALLAAAVPALSATPVTLTVASFPDLDRDIKVAIPLYKKVHPEVEIKLVSRERVDHVNAVTTQLASGTGLPDLIGLEIGFVGRFVASGGLEDLSKAPYNVNQYQNQVTGYSWAQAKGPNGDQYAIPVDIGPGTMFYRKDLMDKAGVTEADLNKSWESYLAAGKKVKAATGAYLVASPVDIKDIYIRSNLKNGEGIYFDKSGKVIVAGNPRFENAFKLAKEAQDAGIAGNIKQWTNDWAAGFQHDQIATQPIGAWLNGHLAHWLAPDEGGKWRATNLPQGAYASWGGSFYAIPAKSTHKAEAYEFLKFLTLNREQQLATFKEMDAFPSLKSAQDDPIMSEPLPYLGGQKAREMWREAAKHIPEIPINKNDGVAEDIINDQLDQVVHQNKDIKAALADAQADIERRARR
- a CDS encoding carbohydrate ABC transporter permease, with protein sequence MESVLSPAASVQTRPRKKRIQAWKWAPYLFISPFLIIFCVFGIFPLLFSATLSFAQWDPAAGFGAIKWIHFDNYKFVLTDSWFWKSLGNTVYIAIASGLPQHLVAIPFAAFLSTVIRGRNAVLGAYFVPFITSSVAIALIFSSLFSKDFGAINAILMSLHNLPGIGIIFPDHKIDWLLDTSLVKPTVSFVVFWRYVGWNTVLYLAAMQTIPEDLYEAATLDGAGTFRKFWHITLPMIRPMMFFAVSLTLINNLQLFEEPFILLGDNGGIGQAGMTTAMYMYRTAFYFSDFGTACAISWVMFIVIAVLSYGNHKLFALAGGKEE
- a CDS encoding carbohydrate ABC transporter permease, which encodes MAMVNTRKTYARPIAWGIVLVGAVLMLAPFFFTFVLATQPRDRIYQIPPPMWFGSNLLKNIHTLTDMIPYWHNLGMSFYVAVMTTVLALFFCSMAGYAFAMYEFRFKKALFTVVLGSMLLPPFLGLIPTFMLMNFIGWLDQPRALYLPAAAAAFGIFLMRQYISSAVPKELMEAARIDGCGEFRIYWSVVLPLIGPALGTLGLITFISSWNSFLQPLVIMHSPESFTVPVALRSMQSPTNTDWGAVMAGSAIAVLPLLILFALFSRRLIAGLTAGAVKG
- a CDS encoding GH1 family beta-glucosidase, with the protein product MTTLNFPRDFIWGTATSSFQIEGATDVDGRGPSIWDTFCATPGKISDGSDGTVVCDHYHRYKEDVAIMASLGLDAYRFSIAWPRVQPKGFGEWNEAGFKFYENLITELEAKGIKPHVTLYHWDLPQALQDRGGWANRETVKLFAEYAAEVGRRFGHRVASIATHNEPWCTAYLGNHLGRFAPGFKDVALANQVSHHLLLSHGEAIKALRALNIPAQLGIVLNQSDADPATDSAADKRQAQLEYENFTGWFMDPIFKGHYPPLALEVYGDAAPKVQEGDFETIGQKIDFLGVNYYFRAWCSTDTPKIPEPCELGRTDMGWEIYPKGLTDLLLRLKREYADLPPILITENGMANPDTIKDGAVNDPQRIDFLQRHLGALKDAMDAGVDIRGYFEWSLLDNFEWDSGLSKRFGIVHVDYQTQKRTLKDSAHWYREFISQQKKG
- a CDS encoding ABC transporter ATP-binding protein, with amino-acid sequence MAAISLKNIKKAYGDNAPVIDGLDLEVKKGEFVVFVGPSGCGKSTLLRMIAGLEDITDGDLYIEGERANDLHPSERGIAMVFQSYALYPHMTVGENMGFALKLSGMDKARIKEAVGRAAEVLHITHLLNRKPAALSGGQRQRVAIGRAIVRQPKVFLFDEPLSNLDASLRVQMRIELARLHRELGTTMVYVTHDQVEAMTLGNRIAVFNQGKLEQVGAPIELYKEPKSTFVAGFLGSPKMNFLACQTAGGVAGNLLLKVGSEQRLTLDRTAAAEMPGEVTLGIRPEHVRVVSAGDGLQARVDLVENLGDTQLVHTAVAGCAEPFSIRLPGDVDVPRVGDTVGLHIEASRALLFDRGGRALELA
- a CDS encoding DUF4279 domain-containing protein encodes the protein MHDFEFVISLRFFDFEQAHAELASHLGLQPQYVHRKGFPRVTPKGQLLPGIYERAYSCFDIPRAGNEDLAETLDRVLNTLIQHEALFTRIREQGGRTEFFIGWYSTGNTGEIFSSVLLTKLAKLQIDLALDVYGETRE